In Companilactobacillus allii, one genomic interval encodes:
- the glnA gene encoding type I glutamate--ammonia ligase — protein MHKYSAEDIKKMTVDENVEFICLMFTDINGIIKNVEVPVSQIDKVLANKITFDGSSIDGFTRIEESDMLLHPDLSTWLIFPWGSEHGKVARLICDIYTTDGQPFAGDPRVNLQRIVKKMQKMGYTNFNIGPEPEFFLFNTDETGQPTLKLNDDGSYFDFSPVDLGENVRKDIVLKLEKMGFEVEASHHEVAPGQQEIDFKYENALSAADSIQTFKLVVKTIAKENGMYATFMPKPLQGINGSGMHINMSLFNGDVNIFDDENDMLSDVAKQFMSGILKHARALTAVNNPTVNSYKRLVPGFEAPTYIAWSSKNRSPLIRVPAAKGKSKRVEMRSVDPTTNPYLAIACILDAGLDGIANNYELMPEVKENIYEMTEDERRIEGIVDLPSTLHNSLKALRKDEFVQSSLGKGLTNSLFAAKNAEWARYQQTVSQWERDTYMPLY, from the coding sequence GTGCATAAGTATTCTGCTGAAGATATTAAAAAGATGACTGTTGATGAAAATGTCGAATTTATTTGTTTGATGTTTACAGATATCAACGGAATCATCAAGAATGTTGAAGTACCAGTATCTCAAATCGATAAGGTGCTTGCTAATAAGATTACATTCGATGGTTCATCAATCGATGGATTTACAAGAATTGAAGAAAGTGACATGTTGTTACATCCTGACTTGTCTACATGGTTGATTTTCCCATGGGGATCAGAACATGGGAAAGTTGCCCGATTGATCTGTGATATTTACACAACTGATGGACAACCCTTTGCAGGAGATCCACGTGTAAACTTACAACGCATTGTTAAAAAGATGCAGAAAATGGGATATACGAACTTCAATATTGGACCTGAACCAGAATTTTTCTTATTTAATACAGATGAAACAGGCCAACCTACACTTAAGCTCAATGATGATGGTAGTTATTTTGATTTCTCACCAGTTGATTTGGGCGAGAATGTTCGTAAAGATATTGTATTAAAACTTGAAAAAATGGGATTTGAAGTTGAAGCAAGTCACCACGAAGTCGCACCTGGTCAACAAGAAATTGATTTCAAGTATGAAAATGCACTTTCAGCAGCTGACAGTATTCAAACATTTAAATTAGTAGTAAAGACTATTGCTAAGGAAAATGGTATGTATGCTACATTTATGCCAAAACCTCTACAAGGTATCAACGGATCCGGAATGCACATTAATATGTCTCTATTCAATGGGGATGTAAACATCTTTGATGATGAAAACGATATGTTATCAGATGTTGCTAAGCAATTTATGAGTGGAATCTTGAAACATGCTAGAGCATTGACAGCAGTCAACAATCCAACAGTTAATTCATACAAACGATTAGTTCCAGGATTTGAAGCACCAACTTATATTGCTTGGTCAAGTAAGAATAGATCACCACTTATCCGTGTACCTGCCGCAAAAGGTAAGTCAAAACGTGTTGAAATGAGAAGTGTTGATCCAACAACCAATCCATATTTGGCCATTGCATGTATTCTTGATGCCGGACTAGATGGAATTGCTAATAACTACGAGTTAATGCCAGAAGTTAAAGAAAACATTTATGAAATGACAGAAGACGAGCGTCGTATTGAAGGCATCGTTGATCTTCCTTCAACACTACATAATTCACTAAAGGCACTACGTAAAGATGAATTCGTTCAATCTTCACTTGGTAAAGGACTAACAAATAGTTTGTTTGCTGCTAAGAATGCAGAGTGGGCACGTTATCAACAAACCGTTTCTCAATGGGAACGTGATACTTATATGCCATTGTATTAA
- a CDS encoding GMP reductase has protein sequence MQVFDYEDIQLIPNKCIVDSRSECDTSVTFGPRTFKIPVVPANMQTIIDENLAEKLAENNYFYIMHRFQPEKRIEFIKDMNKKNLFTSISVGIKDEEFEFINELKHQGLKPDYITIDVAHGHSDRVIQMIKCVKSYLPDSFLIAGNVGTPEAVRELENAGADATKVGIGPGKACITKLKTGFGTGGWQLAAIRLCAKAASKPIIADGGIRNDGDIAKSVRFGASMVMIGSLFAGHTESPGKIVEKDGQEYKEYFGSASQFQKGVYKNVEGKKMLVPYKGSIVNTLTEMQEDLQSAISYAGGKTLDSLRKVDYVIVKNSIYNGD, from the coding sequence ATGCAAGTTTTTGATTATGAAGATATCCAACTAATCCCGAATAAATGTATTGTTGACAGTCGTTCAGAATGTGACACAAGTGTCACTTTTGGACCACGAACTTTTAAAATTCCCGTGGTACCTGCTAATATGCAAACCATTATTGATGAAAACTTAGCTGAAAAATTGGCTGAAAACAATTATTTTTACATTATGCATCGTTTTCAACCTGAGAAACGTATTGAATTTATAAAAGATATGAACAAAAAAAATCTATTTACCTCAATAAGTGTTGGTATAAAAGATGAAGAATTTGAATTTATCAATGAATTAAAGCATCAAGGACTAAAACCAGATTATATAACAATTGACGTTGCTCACGGTCATAGCGATCGTGTTATTCAAATGATTAAGTGTGTTAAATCCTACTTGCCCGACTCATTTTTAATTGCCGGAAATGTCGGTACTCCTGAAGCAGTCCGTGAATTGGAAAACGCTGGTGCAGATGCCACTAAGGTTGGTATTGGTCCTGGTAAAGCATGTATTACTAAATTAAAAACAGGATTTGGTACTGGTGGTTGGCAATTAGCCGCTATTAGACTCTGTGCAAAAGCCGCAAGCAAACCCATTATAGCTGATGGTGGTATAAGAAATGACGGTGACATCGCTAAATCAGTACGTTTTGGAGCAAGTATGGTAATGATTGGTTCTCTATTTGCTGGACATACTGAGTCTCCCGGTAAAATTGTTGAAAAAGATGGTCAAGAGTACAAAGAATACTTTGGCTCTGCATCTCAATTCCAAAAAGGCGTTTATAAGAACGTTGAAGGTAAAAAGATGTTGGTTCCTTATAAAGGATCCATTGTAAACACATTGACAGAGATGCAAGAAGATCTCCAATCAGCCATTTCATATGCTGGTGGAAAGACTCTTGATTCACTTAGAAAAGTTGATTACGTAATCGTTAAAAATTCTATTTATAACGGTGACTAA
- a CDS encoding ArnT family glycosyltransferase, giving the protein MQNEPTRTTKKQKVSLWTRIKLIKYDYWLIAILILATFLYTWNIWEAGEANSFYTAAVVSMTKSFKNFWYASFDPAGFITVDKPPVALWFMAISVKIFGVHGWSLVLSSILFGIGSVYLMYNLIHRRFGKIPARLAALIMTLTPIVVADSRTNNMDATLIFFLLLSIYFVQKAVFKNQQRYLWIGFSLMGIAFNVKMLQAFMILPALYLYYWIATNIGWKKKLAHLGIATVFLAVFTLIWPLSVDMTNPSNRPYEGGSETNSALELAFGYNGTQRLLGQTTGTGGAFPGMGSSSKKSASSKAPGSSSKKSSNNPPAKPSSSTSKSSSKKPTGTPPTNKTGNGPGGSTKGAGTGGAGGGAFSIGSVGPFRLFGLDLGPQISWLLIISILGLISSYFYFRGSRMKKWWSLTPQRKELWLWAGWLVPVYGFFSVASFFHPYYTIMLAPAIAALGGVGIYTMIKQWKEKSLWSMILPIAILSTAILQAWYVAQYYSIIAWVLLGVGVLISIPLFALPWISINLKNKHIWPISGVILIMLAPTFWSLTPTIAGESAQIPTAGPSLLTSSGGMTTAGGMGGSVDSTLLKYLKKHQGNAEYLFATDDSSTAAPYIISTGKAVMSIGGFNGTDKAITLKQFKKLVKEGKVKYYYSGGKTGGSNTAIVNWIKKNAKKVKLSGNNSATSSITTSTKTSSTSANEMGTPPTSGNAPSGAGGNSSTAPTSQGATPPSGSSSKKMKKPSGSSSKMKKPSKKPSNMGGAPEGMTGGMTGGMGSSGTLYDLSDIYD; this is encoded by the coding sequence ATGCAAAATGAACCGACGCGTACTACAAAAAAGCAAAAGGTGAGTCTATGGACTAGGATCAAATTGATTAAGTATGATTATTGGTTAATAGCCATTCTAATTTTAGCGACCTTTTTATATACATGGAACATTTGGGAGGCTGGTGAAGCCAATAGCTTTTATACTGCGGCTGTTGTCAGTATGACCAAGAGCTTTAAAAACTTCTGGTATGCCAGTTTTGACCCAGCTGGATTTATTACAGTTGATAAGCCACCCGTTGCACTTTGGTTTATGGCAATTAGTGTCAAGATATTTGGTGTTCATGGTTGGAGTTTAGTTTTATCATCAATTCTATTTGGAATTGGTTCGGTATATCTGATGTACAACCTTATTCACAGGCGATTTGGTAAGATACCTGCTAGATTAGCGGCCTTGATTATGACATTAACGCCTATTGTTGTTGCCGATTCAAGAACTAACAATATGGATGCAACATTGATATTTTTCTTATTATTATCGATATATTTTGTTCAAAAAGCGGTATTTAAGAATCAGCAACGATATTTATGGATAGGCTTTTCATTGATGGGTATTGCTTTCAACGTCAAAATGTTACAGGCCTTTATGATTCTACCGGCCCTATATCTTTATTATTGGATTGCTACTAATATTGGCTGGAAGAAAAAATTAGCTCATCTGGGAATCGCTACAGTTTTCCTAGCGGTGTTTACATTGATTTGGCCATTATCAGTTGATATGACCAATCCATCCAATCGTCCATATGAAGGTGGTTCTGAAACTAATTCAGCGTTGGAGCTTGCCTTTGGATATAACGGTACGCAACGTTTGTTAGGACAAACAACTGGTACTGGTGGAGCATTCCCTGGTATGGGATCGAGTTCCAAGAAGAGTGCTAGTTCAAAAGCTCCTGGATCTTCGTCGAAGAAATCTTCAAATAATCCACCGGCAAAGCCAAGTTCATCAACTTCTAAATCATCATCTAAAAAGCCAACTGGAACGCCTCCAACGAATAAAACTGGAAATGGTCCTGGAGGTAGTACGAAAGGAGCTGGTACTGGTGGTGCTGGGGGTGGAGCCTTTAGTATCGGTAGTGTTGGTCCGTTTAGATTATTTGGACTAGATTTAGGACCTCAAATAAGTTGGTTATTAATTATTTCTATTTTAGGTCTAATATCCAGTTACTTTTATTTCCGTGGTTCACGTATGAAGAAGTGGTGGTCTCTTACACCACAACGTAAGGAATTATGGCTTTGGGCTGGTTGGTTAGTTCCAGTATATGGATTCTTCTCAGTTGCCAGTTTCTTCCATCCTTACTATACAATCATGCTTGCACCAGCGATTGCTGCATTAGGCGGTGTTGGTATTTATACAATGATCAAGCAGTGGAAAGAAAAATCTCTTTGGTCAATGATTTTGCCAATAGCAATACTATCAACAGCTATATTACAAGCGTGGTATGTTGCACAGTATTATTCAATAATAGCTTGGGTATTATTGGGCGTTGGTGTCTTGATATCAATTCCATTATTCGCCCTACCTTGGATTTCTATAAATTTGAAAAACAAGCACATTTGGCCAATTTCTGGAGTTATTTTAATAATGTTGGCACCGACATTTTGGTCATTAACACCAACAATAGCTGGTGAATCTGCGCAGATTCCTACTGCAGGACCTTCATTATTAACATCCAGTGGTGGAATGACTACTGCCGGAGGTATGGGAGGTTCAGTTGATTCTACGTTGCTTAAGTATTTAAAGAAACATCAAGGAAATGCTGAATACTTATTTGCGACAGATGATTCAAGTACAGCTGCACCTTACATTATTTCTACTGGTAAAGCAGTCATGTCTATTGGTGGATTTAATGGAACAGATAAAGCTATTACATTAAAACAATTTAAAAAGTTAGTTAAAGAAGGAAAAGTTAAGTATTACTATTCAGGTGGTAAAACTGGTGGTAGTAATACAGCGATTGTTAACTGGATTAAGAAGAATGCCAAAAAGGTCAAATTAAGTGGCAATAATTCAGCAACATCCTCAATCACCACATCTACAAAAACAAGTTCTACATCTGCAAATGAAATGGGAACACCGCCAACATCTGGAAATGCGCCAAGTGGAGCAGGTGGAAATTCTTCAACAGCACCAACTTCACAAGGAGCAACACCACCATCAGGTTCCTCAAGTAAAAAGATGAAAAAACCATCAGGTTCATCAAGTAAGATGAAGAAACCTTCTAAGAAACCATCTAACATGGGTGGTGCACCTGAAGGAATGACTGGTGGAATGACCGGTGGAATGGGATCATCTGGAACTCTTTATGATCTATCAGATATCTATGATTAA
- a CDS encoding sensor histidine kinase, whose protein sequence is MKVKTRQNRITRRQQFQLFLSIMATFAILFLTLGIIIFNLFQSSTYRSIDSDIKSQVASVKKQPTLQKKTQDGPHGPDTSNEKNNRQPDPQAPFQASILVFSSSGKLLNKTSLGNRYSVLKHIKLNKKNINKKQTLTIKKMSFRALLIKVSKTNNNPMYAGNYVLIMQNIDTQIQAVNNFQKILIITFFIFWIIALILSYVLTRISMFPIIKSWKQQSEFVNDAAHELRTPLTIIQGKLEYMLTKPHKTIIDEAESISVSLDEVNRLNSLTNNLLILARSDQATTKMDYKITTPEFFLKDPIMPFKEIINSQNKVFQVNIHHKNDVKLNVDRDKIKQVLIILLDNATKYTPENGTIRIYDYIDGSKYQIIVSDTGIGISDTDKKKIFGRFYRVDKSRNHNSGGHGLGLAIAQQIINNHHGKIFVRSNLPTGSEFIFELPIKH, encoded by the coding sequence ATGAAAGTCAAAACTAGACAGAACCGGATAACTCGTAGACAACAGTTTCAATTATTCCTATCCATAATGGCGACCTTTGCTATTCTTTTTCTTACTCTTGGTATAATAATTTTTAATTTATTTCAAAGTTCAACCTATCGAAGTATTGATTCTGATATTAAATCCCAAGTTGCTTCAGTAAAAAAACAACCGACCTTGCAGAAAAAAACACAAGATGGACCACATGGACCAGACACTAGTAATGAAAAAAATAATCGACAGCCCGATCCTCAAGCGCCATTTCAGGCTTCTATTTTGGTATTTAGCAGTAGTGGTAAATTATTGAATAAGACAAGCTTAGGTAATAGATATTCAGTCTTAAAACATATCAAATTGAATAAAAAGAATATCAATAAGAAACAAACTCTTACTATAAAAAAGATGAGTTTTCGTGCCTTATTAATTAAAGTTTCGAAAACAAACAATAATCCCATGTATGCTGGCAACTATGTGTTGATAATGCAAAATATTGATACTCAAATCCAAGCAGTGAATAACTTCCAAAAAATATTGATCATTACTTTCTTCATCTTTTGGATCATCGCTTTGATTTTGTCCTATGTACTTACTAGGATCAGTATGTTTCCTATAATCAAGTCATGGAAACAACAAAGTGAATTTGTTAACGATGCCGCACATGAATTACGTACGCCTCTAACTATTATTCAAGGTAAGTTAGAATACATGTTGACTAAACCTCACAAAACCATCATTGACGAAGCCGAGTCGATCTCTGTTTCACTGGATGAAGTCAATCGACTTAACTCTTTAACGAATAATCTACTTATTTTGGCCCGCTCAGATCAGGCAACAACTAAGATGGACTATAAGATAACCACCCCTGAGTTCTTCTTAAAAGATCCCATTATGCCATTTAAAGAAATCATCAACTCACAAAACAAGGTATTCCAAGTTAACATTCATCATAAAAATGATGTTAAATTAAATGTTGACCGGGATAAGATCAAACAGGTTCTAATAATACTTTTAGACAATGCAACAAAGTACACACCGGAAAATGGGACCATAAGGATCTATGACTATATTGATGGTTCAAAGTATCAAATAATTGTCTCTGATACTGGTATTGGTATAAGTGATACTGATAAGAAGAAGATTTTTGGAAGATTTTATCGTGTTGATAAATCAAGAAATCATAATAGTGGTGGTCACGGATTGGGACTAGCCATTGCTCAACAAATAATTAATAATCATCATGGGAAAATATTTGTAAGAAGCAATTTACCAACCGGCAGTGAATTCATTTTTGAACTACCAATTAAGCATTAA
- a CDS encoding LTA synthase family protein: protein MIEGRTSKKFNFIIVLITAVLMILQRAMTSSTMPDYSSNELRYLAYQLLTSVSILGLNLLPMYFGYYSSRFKKGKFTQSIGKYILYYVISILAMDAILLIRSTELTWRNFWAILFPMSTNIFAYGSALVLVMLLIPYLFTYMEAKNDVFIRRLLMATTFLFVIVPTLFGHDVWLLNSGSNPVWLLYLVIVGYAIQRFDFMKVRFKLLHLIVSAGIYFGLTWLMEQISYMINENTEAMTRFDVPNSIFAMYLTFFLFVFGMAIFKRFKTSASVIGAFLISVQVVINWEPNITLIEKYLTGFTISSTKQWLLVLLKDSILMFVAAMVMAIALILLSKIPVFKKIASSLSFSNSTEFMLKLRNIGKWVGSHKKIFYSALFFYVVTIVQMLSVSPAKLKVGVSTWHPSILYILFSRQAAIVINMLFAMSLLILIYMITKRFWYSFIIPLIIELALGIANYLKMPLRDEPVLPSDLQMLGGIKDILGMVNPALIIIGFVLIFVFIFGAVFLQHRYSQQSTLKMTWIGRIIWTVLSVVFLSSAFFVNHENSIPFTVFNMSKINRFFYNQELGAQVNGPIVQFVNNVDTKVMDKPSGYSKAEVNKIMKKYDNEADSINENRTSWSKDQTFIFNLSESFSDPDRVPNQAVTPDPMTNIRNIKKNTTSGLMMSTGYGGGTANIEWESLTGLDLSSLSPTLPTPYTQLVTKQNIAPNITNLFDEKVAVHPYVASLYNRKNVFKKFGFQKFYYVGSKDKLKYTKKIDDSPYIDDESAYKDTLDVISNSTNKTQFIQLSTMQNHMPFNNYYKKHNYTISGNAAPDVYRARVEYYSQGLNYTDKATKKFLAKLDGINKPITLVWYGDHLASLYDNDSMDEYGIQLHQTDYFIYNNKYIRDRTKQSGVQVISPYEFSALAMKQAGIKVSPYYAMMTKVASTLPAATTNTSDNGSNAFNGSQVFITKNSKKIESDNLTAKQKEVLHDYKMIQYDITAGNQYSAKWAEQKVK from the coding sequence TTGATTGAGGGAAGAACATCTAAAAAGTTTAATTTCATAATTGTATTGATCACGGCCGTTTTAATGATTTTACAGCGTGCCATGACTTCTAGTACGATGCCAGATTATAGTAGTAATGAATTGAGGTATTTGGCGTACCAATTATTGACGTCTGTTTCAATTTTGGGATTGAATCTATTGCCAATGTATTTTGGCTATTATTCGTCGAGATTTAAAAAAGGAAAGTTTACTCAAAGTATTGGAAAATATATATTGTATTACGTCATTTCTATTTTGGCTATGGATGCAATATTATTGATCCGTTCAACAGAATTAACCTGGCGTAATTTTTGGGCAATTCTGTTTCCGATGAGTACCAATATTTTTGCTTATGGTTCTGCACTGGTATTAGTTATGCTACTTATTCCATATTTATTTACTTATATGGAAGCCAAGAACGACGTGTTTATCAGAAGATTATTGATGGCAACGACGTTTTTATTTGTGATTGTTCCAACACTTTTTGGTCACGATGTTTGGCTATTAAACTCAGGTAGTAATCCAGTCTGGTTACTTTATCTAGTAATTGTTGGTTATGCAATTCAAAGATTTGACTTCATGAAAGTACGATTTAAGTTGCTACATCTGATTGTTAGTGCTGGAATTTACTTTGGGTTGACTTGGCTGATGGAACAAATTTCTTACATGATCAACGAAAATACAGAAGCAATGACTAGATTTGATGTACCGAATTCTATTTTTGCGATGTATTTGACATTTTTTCTGTTTGTGTTTGGAATGGCTATATTCAAGAGATTCAAAACTTCAGCCAGTGTAATTGGAGCTTTTTTAATTAGTGTTCAAGTAGTGATTAATTGGGAACCTAATATTACTTTAATAGAGAAATACCTAACTGGCTTTACGATTAGTTCAACTAAGCAGTGGTTATTAGTATTATTAAAGGATTCGATACTTATGTTTGTTGCTGCCATGGTAATGGCTATAGCTTTAATTTTATTATCAAAAATACCCGTTTTCAAAAAGATAGCATCTAGTTTATCTTTTTCTAACTCTACTGAATTTATGCTTAAATTAAGAAATATTGGTAAGTGGGTTGGTTCTCATAAGAAGATATTCTATTCAGCTTTGTTCTTTTATGTAGTGACAATAGTGCAAATGTTGTCAGTTTCGCCAGCAAAGCTTAAAGTTGGTGTTTCTACTTGGCATCCGTCAATTTTGTATATTCTATTTAGTCGCCAAGCCGCAATTGTTATTAATATGTTGTTTGCAATGTCATTATTGATATTAATATATATGATTACTAAACGTTTTTGGTATTCATTTATTATTCCGTTAATAATTGAATTGGCTTTGGGAATTGCTAATTATCTTAAGATGCCATTGCGTGATGAGCCGGTATTACCGTCTGATTTACAAATGCTTGGTGGTATTAAGGATATTTTAGGGATGGTTAATCCAGCATTGATTATTATTGGGTTTGTATTGATATTTGTCTTCATTTTTGGGGCAGTATTTTTACAACATCGATATTCTCAACAAAGTACTTTAAAAATGACTTGGATAGGAAGAATTATTTGGACAGTTTTGTCAGTAGTATTCCTATCAAGTGCCTTTTTCGTTAACCATGAGAATTCAATCCCGTTTACTGTATTTAATATGTCTAAAATAAATCGTTTCTTTTACAATCAAGAATTAGGTGCACAAGTTAATGGTCCAATTGTGCAGTTTGTAAATAATGTTGATACTAAGGTTATGGATAAACCATCTGGATATTCAAAAGCTGAAGTGAACAAGATTATGAAAAAATATGACAATGAGGCAGATTCCATTAATGAGAATCGTACTTCTTGGTCGAAGGATCAAACATTTATTTTTAATTTAAGTGAAAGTTTCAGTGATCCTGATCGTGTACCTAATCAAGCAGTCACACCGGATCCAATGACAAATATAAGAAACATTAAAAAGAACACGACTTCAGGATTAATGATGTCGACAGGTTATGGTGGCGGTACGGCAAATATTGAATGGGAATCACTTACAGGACTTGATCTAAGCTCGTTATCCCCAACATTGCCAACACCGTACACACAATTGGTAACAAAACAGAATATAGCGCCTAATATTACAAACTTGTTTGATGAAAAAGTTGCCGTTCATCCATATGTTGCATCATTATACAATCGTAAAAATGTCTTTAAAAAATTCGGATTTCAAAAGTTTTATTATGTTGGAAGTAAAGATAAGCTGAAGTACACCAAAAAAATTGACGATAGTCCATATATTGATGATGAATCAGCTTATAAAGATACTTTAGATGTGATTTCTAATTCAACGAATAAGACACAGTTTATTCAACTGTCTACTATGCAAAATCATATGCCGTTTAATAACTACTATAAGAAACATAATTATACGATCAGTGGAAATGCGGCTCCTGATGTATATAGAGCTCGTGTTGAGTATTATTCACAGGGGTTAAATTATACAGATAAAGCGACTAAGAAATTCCTTGCTAAATTAGATGGAATAAATAAACCGATTACTTTAGTTTGGTATGGAGATCATCTTGCTTCGTTGTATGATAATGATTCAATGGATGAGTACGGAATCCAATTGCATCAAACGGATTACTTTATTTACAATAATAAGTATATTCGTGATCGTACTAAGCAAAGCGGGGTACAGGTAATATCACCTTATGAATTTTCTGCATTAGCAATGAAACAGGCTGGAATTAAAGTCAGTCCGTATTATGCAATGATGACTAAAGTGGCATCTACGTTACCTGCTGCAACCACAAACACGTCAGATAACGGTTCTAACGCCTTTAATGGGTCACAAGTATTCATTACTAAGAATAGCAAGAAGATTGAATCAGATAACCTTACAGCCAAGCAAAAAGAAGTTCTGCATGACTATAAGATGATTCAATACGATATTACTGCTGGTAACCAGTACTCTGCTAAATGGGCTGAACAAAAAGTTAAGTAA
- a CDS encoding glycosyltransferase family 2 protein — MAQLISIVLPVFNEEPGIQATIDTLLNFTEQQKEDYELIFVDDGSKDNSAQIIHKAIEQNPSIKLVEFSRNFGHQLAITAGLQYTHGDAVVVMDADLQDPPEVIPRMIEKWHAGYDIVYGKRMQRDGETAFKKFTAAMFYRTFKKLATIDMPLDTGDFRLMNRKAVKQLQKLHEQDPFVRGQVTWIGFKQTSVKYHRQERIAGETKYPLSKMIKLAIDGITSFSMKPLQFANMFSIIPLVSGVFYLGYLFTTGNYTASSVGVTILLFTLGLLLLSIGILGSYLGRVLDQVNNRPRFIVSETQGFQERNKGIHHLETRQIRN; from the coding sequence ATGGCTCAATTAATTTCAATTGTCTTACCGGTCTTTAACGAAGAACCAGGTATACAGGCAACTATTGATACATTATTAAATTTCACGGAGCAACAAAAGGAGGATTATGAACTGATTTTCGTTGATGACGGTTCAAAGGATAATTCAGCCCAAATCATTCATAAAGCAATTGAACAAAATCCTAGTATTAAACTAGTTGAGTTTTCACGTAATTTTGGTCATCAATTGGCTATAACTGCGGGTCTTCAATATACTCATGGAGATGCCGTTGTAGTAATGGATGCAGACCTTCAAGATCCACCAGAGGTAATCCCAAGGATGATTGAGAAGTGGCATGCAGGATATGACATTGTTTATGGAAAGAGAATGCAAAGGGATGGTGAAACGGCTTTTAAAAAGTTCACCGCCGCAATGTTTTATCGAACCTTCAAAAAACTAGCAACTATTGATATGCCACTTGATACTGGAGATTTCAGGTTGATGAATCGCAAGGCTGTTAAACAATTGCAAAAATTACATGAACAAGATCCCTTTGTTAGAGGACAAGTTACCTGGATAGGATTCAAACAAACTAGTGTTAAATATCATCGTCAAGAACGTATCGCAGGTGAAACCAAGTATCCTTTGTCCAAGATGATCAAATTAGCAATTGATGGAATCACGTCATTTTCAATGAAACCATTACAGTTCGCAAATATGTTTTCGATTATTCCTTTAGTTAGTGGTGTGTTTTATCTTGGATATTTATTCACGACTGGCAACTATACTGCGTCCTCAGTTGGTGTAACTATATTATTATTCACACTTGGATTGCTGCTATTATCCATAGGAATCCTAGGAAGTTATCTTGGCCGTGTGTTGGACCAAGTCAATAATCGACCAAGGTTTATTGTCAGTGAAACCCAAGGATTTCAAGAGCGTAATAAAGGAATTCATCACTTGGAAACTAGACAGATTCGTAACTAG
- a CDS encoding response regulator transcription factor → MQKNIKILVVEDDENLASNVASFLSDIAEVDIENDGLSGKFAAIEDVHDLIILDLMLPGMNGYDILKDIRANKITTPVLILTAKAELDDKVHGFDLGADDYLTKPFHREELQARVKALLKRSGVLADDSILRINNIKVNLNNHEVFADQQAILLNGKEYDLLVYLLQNKNTILTKDQIFERIWGFDSDTSITVVEVYMSNLRKKMRPSNNDYLIKTIRNVGYIFQDESQN, encoded by the coding sequence ATGCAAAAAAATATTAAGATTCTTGTTGTGGAAGATGATGAGAACCTGGCTAGTAATGTCGCATCGTTTCTTTCCGACATTGCCGAAGTTGATATTGAAAATGATGGTCTTAGTGGCAAATTTGCTGCTATAGAAGATGTTCACGATTTAATAATTCTTGATTTGATGCTACCGGGGATGAATGGATATGACATATTAAAAGATATTCGAGCTAACAAGATTACAACTCCTGTACTAATTCTTACTGCCAAAGCAGAATTAGATGATAAGGTTCATGGCTTTGATTTAGGTGCTGATGACTATTTGACTAAACCATTTCACCGTGAAGAATTACAAGCTCGTGTTAAAGCCTTGCTCAAGCGAAGTGGTGTATTGGCTGACGATTCGATATTGAGAATCAACAACATCAAGGTTAATTTGAATAATCATGAAGTGTTTGCTGACCAACAGGCTATTTTATTGAATGGTAAGGAATATGATCTACTAGTTTATCTATTACAAAATAAAAATACCATTCTAACTAAGGATCAAATTTTTGAACGTATTTGGGGATTTGATTCAGATACTTCAATCACGGTTGTTGAAGTCTATATGAGTAACCTTCGTAAAAAAATGCGTCCATCAAATAATGATTACTTAATTAAAACTATTAGAAACGTTGGGTATATTTTTCAAGATGAAAGTCAAAACTAG